A genomic segment from Coturnix japonica isolate 7356 chromosome 26, Coturnix japonica 2.1, whole genome shotgun sequence encodes:
- the RPS10 gene encoding 40S ribosomal protein S10 — MLMPKKNRIAIYELLFKEGVMVAKKDVHMPKHPELVDKNVPNLHVMKAMQSLKSRGYVKEQFAWRHFYWYLTNEGIQYLRDYLHLPPEIVPATLRRSRPETGRPRPKGLEGERPARLTRGEADRDTYRRSAVPPGADKKAEAGAGAATEFQFRGGFGRGRGQPPQ, encoded by the exons ATGTTGATGCCCAAGAAGAACAGAATTGCCATCTACGAGCTCCTCTTTAAGGAGGGAGTGATGGTGGCCAAGAAAGACGTCCACATGCCGAAACACCCGGAGCTCGTCGATAAGAATGTGCCCAATCTCCATGTGATGAAAGCCATGCAG TCTCTGAAATCCCGTGGTTATGTGAAAGAGCAATTTGCTTGGAGGCATTTCTACTGGTACCTGACCAACGAGGGCATCCAGTACCTGCGCGATTACCTGCACCTTCCCCCTGAGATCGTCCCTGCAACCCTGCGCCGCAGCCGCCCCGAGACCGGCAGACCACGGCCCAAAG GTTTGGAGGGTGAGCGCCCTGCACGTCTCACTCGGGGAGAAGCTGACAGGGATACGTACAGACGCAGCGCTGTTCCAC CTGGTGCTGACAAGAAGGCTGAGGCCGGTGCTGGAGCAGCCACTGAATTCCAGTTT agaGGTGGATTTGGTCGTGGACGTGGTCAGCCTCCTCAGTAA
- the SPDEF gene encoding SAM pointed domain-containing Ets transcription factor produces MGSPSPPSTPFCLHYFDMLYSEDVAWAAKGMGETSQSGTPGGRGEVKKEPEQCPIIDSQGLGLGGDGELQGGLPLEEHSLEQMQSMVVGEVLKDIETACKLLNIAADPADWSPGNVQKWILWTEHQYRLPQLGKSFQELSGKELCAMSEEQFCQRSPVCGDILHAHLDIWKSAAWMKEKAAPGDVRYCGGDGSWADSEVDSSCAGQPIHLWQFLKELLLKPHNYGRFIRWLNKEKGIFKIEDSAQVARLWGIRKNRPAMNYDKLSRSIRQYYKKGIIRKPDISQRLVYQFVHPL; encoded by the exons atgggcagccccagcccccccagcaccccgTTCTGCCTGCACTACTTCGACATGCTCTACTCGGAGGACGTCGCATGGGCTGCCAAAGGGATGGGGGAGACGTCCCAGAGCGGCACCCCcggggggagaggggaggtgAAGAAGGAGCCGGAGCAGTGTCCCATCATCGACAGCCAaggtttggggctggggggcgatggggagctgcagggggGGCTGCCCTTGGAGGAGCACTCGCTGGAGCAGATGCAGAGCATGGTGGTGGGCGAAGTGCTGAAGGACATCGAGACGGCGTGCAAGCTGCTCAACATCGCTGCAG ACCCCGCAGACTGGAGCCCCGGTAACGTGCAGAAGTGGATCCTATGGACGGAGCATCAATACCGGCTGCCGCAGCTGGGGAAGTCGTTCCAGGAGCTGTCGGGGAAGGAGCTGTGCGCCATGTCGGAGGAGCAGTTCTGCCAGCGCTCGCCCGTCTGCGGCGACATCCTCCATGCGCATCTCGACATCTGGAAGTCGG CTGCGTGGATGAAGGAAAAAGCTGCCCCGGGGGATGTGAGATACTGCG GGGGTGATGGCAGCTGGGCAGACAGCGAGGTGGACTCATCCTGCGCCGGGCAGCCCATCCACCTCTGGCAGttcctgaaggagctgctgctcaaaCCCCACAACTACGGGCGCTTCATCCGGTGGCTCAACAAGGAGAAAG GGATCTTCAAGATCGAGGACTCGGCGCAGGTGGCTCGTCTGTGGGGCATCCGTAAGAACCGGCCGGCCATGAACTACGACAAACTGAGCCGCTCCATCCGGCAGTACTACAAGAAGGGCATCATTAGGAAACCCGACATCTCACAGCGCCTCGTCTACCAGTTTGTGCACCCGCTGTGA
- the PACSIN1 gene encoding protein kinase C and casein kinase substrate in neurons protein 1 → MSGSYDESAAATEETTDSFWEVGNYKRTVKRIDDGHRLCNDLMNCVHERAKIEKSYAQQLTDWSKRWRQLIEKGPQYGSLERAWGAIMTEADKVSELHQEVKNSLLNDDFEKVKNWQKDAYHKQIMGGFKEAKEAEDGFRKAQKPWAKKLKELETAKKAYHLACKEEKLAMTREANSKADQSNTPEQQKKLQDKVEKCKQDVQKTQEKYEKVLDELNKCTPQYMESMEQVFEQCQQFEEKRLNFLKEVLLDIKRHLNLAESSSYANVYRELEQTIRLSDAQEDLRWFRSTSGPGMPMNWPQFEEWNPDLTHTITRKEKVKKGEGVTLTNASSTGESGASAGERGSVSSHDRGQTYSAEWSDDEGSNSFNANEANGGTNPFDEDSAGKGVRVRALYDYDGQEQDELSFKAGDELTKLGEEDEQGWCKGRLDNGQLGLYPANYVEAI, encoded by the exons ATGTCGGGTTCCTACGACGAGTCGGCAGCAGCCACCGAGGAGACGACCGACAGCTTCTGGGAG GTGGGGAACTACAAGCGCACGGTGAAGCGGATTGATGATGGTCACAGACTTTGCAACGATCTCATGAACTGTGTGCATGAGAGGGCCAAGATTGAGAAGTCCTACGCCCAGCAGCTCACTGACTGGTCCAAGAGGTGGAGGCAGCTCATTGAGAAAG GCCCCCAGTATGGCAGCCTGGAGAGAGCGTGGGGTGCCATCATGACGGAGGCAGACAAGGTGAGCGAGCTGCACCAGGAGGTGAAGAACAGCCTGCTGAACGATGACTTTGAGAAGGTGAAGAACTGGCAGAAGGACGCCTACCACAAACAGATCATGGGGGGCTTCAAGGAGGCCAAAGAGGCTGAGGATGGCTTCCGGAAAGCACAGAAGCCCTGGGCCAAGAAGCTCAAGGAG CTGGAGACAGCCAAGAAAGCCTACCACCTGGCCTGCAAGGAGGAGAAGCTGGCAATGACCCGGGAGGCCAACAGCAAGGCAGACCAATCCAACACCCCCGAGCAGCAGAAGAAACTCCAGGACAAAGTGGAAAAATGCAAGCAGGACGTGCAAAAG ACTCAGGAGAAGTACGAGAAGGTTCTGGATGAGCTGAACAAGTGCACCCCGCAGTACATGGAGAGCATGGAGCAGGTCTttgagcagtgccagcagtttGAGGAGAAGAGGCTCAACTTCCTCAAGGAGGTGCTCCTGGATATCAAAAGGCACCTGAAcctggctgagagcagcag CTACGCCAATGTCTACCGGGAGCTGGAGCAGACCATCCGCCTCTCAGATGCTCAGGAGGATCTCCGGTGGTTCCGCAGCACCAGTGGTCCTGGCATGCCCATGAACTGGCCCCAGTTTGAG GAGTGGAACCCGGACCTGACGCACACGATAACGCGCAAGGAGAAGGTGAAGAAGGGTGAAGGGGTGACTCTGACCAACGCCAGCAGCACGGGAGAGAGCGGAGCATCAGCGGGAGAGCGCGGGAG tGTCAGCAGCCACGACCGTGGGCAGACCTACAGCGCAGAGTGGTCCGACGATGAGGGCAGCAACTCCTTCAACGCCAACGAGGCCAATGGTGGAACCAACCCCTTCGATGAGGACTCGGCAGGGAAAGGCGTGCGGGTGCGGGCGCTGTACGACTACGACGGGCAGGAGCAGGACGAGCTCAGCTTCAAAGCAG ggGATGAGCTGACCAAGCTGGGTGAAGAAGACGAGCAGGGATGGTGCAAAGGGCGCTTGGACAACGGGCAGCTGGGGCTGTACCCCGCCAACTACGTGGAGGCAATCTAA